CGGGGCTGCAGGGCGCGCCCGCAGTCCTAACGGAAAAGCGAGTGGGGCTGCGGATGGTGGGTGGCGGCTGGCTTCCGCTCTGGAGCGACTTGGAAATCAACCGCTTTTCGACGGCTACTGGTACCTTCGCGAGCTCCGGTTCGCGGAATTCTGAGGGTGGCGATGTTATCAAGTTGCGTCTCAGCGAAAACTGTCTCAGGTTCGTGACGATGAGGAGTTTGCGAGTCACAAAGGCCGAGTGAGACTTTTTGGATACACCCGATGTCTAGGTTGACGCTGCCGACGATGACGATATCGGGGGCGGGGTTGTATCTTCTTTTTTTCATTGTTTTTTCTCCTCGTTTTTGTGGAGGTCTGGTGTTGTTCAGGCTCGTTCCGGCGATGCCGGGTACGCCGAAGTCGGAGCCGCTGCACCCGGTGCCGGGTTCCTGGGCGATGAACTCGATGAACGAGCGCCGGGTGGGACGTTCAGCGCGGACACGGCGAAGAGGTTGAGATCCTCCTCAGGCGGGCCATGAGGGAATTCGCCAAGCGACTGGCCGGCGTGGTTGCCCTATCCATCGGGTGGTGATCCATCACAGACCAAAGATGTACACATTCAGGCGTACATCTGCTAGGCTTCTTGTACGCGAATGAGTGTACATTCGGTCCTCACCTGTCGTGGGACCAACCAACGAAGGAAACACCTATGAAGATCACAGTTATCGGCGCTGGAGCTATCGGCGGCAACATCGCACGTCGTCTCAGCGAAGCTCGACACGACGTTCTCGTCGCTGACGCCCGCGGACCGGAAGTCGTCGCTGAAGAAGTCCTCGCCGCGGGCGCGCTTGCTGCCGAGATGGACGCCGCGGTCACGGACCGCGACGTGATCGTGCTGGCGGTCCCGTTCTCGGTACAGCGGGATCTCGCAGATCTCCTGGCCAGTGTGTCTAGGGACACGATCGTGGTCGACACGTCGAACTATTACCCCTACATGATGGGCCCGGTTGAGGCAGTAGACAACGGACAGGTCGAGAGCGAATGGAGCCAGGAGCAGCTCGGTCGTCCCGTGGTGAAGGCATGGAATGCAGCACTGGCCGGTACCCAGCAGACCAAGGGACTCCCCGCAGGATCTCCTGGCCGAATTGCAATCCCTGTCGCTGCGGACTCCGCCGAGGCTCGCGCTACGGTCATGGGCCTCGTGGGCGACACCGGCTTTGACCCCTTCGACGCCGGCGTAATTGCCGACTCGTGGCGCCAGCAGCCGGGCACCCCGGCCTACTGCACCGAGCTCGGCCTGGCAGACCTCGCCAAGGCTATTGCCGCGGCCGAGAAAGACAAGGCGACGATCACGCGTGACCGTCTCATCGAGTACTTCGGCTCTTTCGAGAAGATGCCGTCTCTGGACGAAACTGTCGCGATCAACCGCGCAGCACATAATTAGCGTCTGCCAAAAACAGGGCAAACATCAGGCGACGTCTATACAGGAAGGCCGTAATCATCACAGGAGCGGCCGGGGGGCAAGGCAAGTTTGAGGCTAAGCTCTTCGCCCTTAGGGCACGAAGGTCGTCGCCACGGACCTCACGCGCTGTTAGAGAGACGGTCGCAGAGATCAAATGAAGCGACTGGATCCAAGGCAGCCGTCGGGCTCAAGCACAACATCGTCACGAAGAGCGACTGCGTCGACTTCGTTCCAAAGGCCGCTGAGGCGTTCGGCAAGGTGGACACCCCTGATCAACACCGGCCAGACACAGGATATGTGGGACATCGACGCCGGCGAGACGATCCGCATCCTCGACGTCAACATCCCCGGCACGCCGCTCGAAGCTGCGATGCCGAGATCAAGAAGAACGGCACGGGTTCGATCGTCAAGATCTCGTCTGCAGCCGGTCTCGTGGGCGGTGTCAGCGGTGGCCCAGCGGCGTACTCGGCTATCAAGGAGGCTCTGCGCGCGATCACGAAGAAGATCGCGCTGGACGTTGCCAAGGCCGACGTCCGCCTGAATACGGTCCGATCGCGGCTCACCCGCACCCCCATTATAGAAGCCATGTCGAAGGAAACCGCCGACGCGGTCCTCTCGAAGATCCCGATCTTCGGCGCCGATCCGATCGACATCACCTACCGCGTGCTCTTCCTCGCCGAGCCGCGGGTTCGTGACCGGAACCGACGCCGACATCATCATCGACGGCGGCCACGCCGCCCAGTAAAGGAGACACCATGATCCGACACATCGTTTTATTCCGCGTCATCGAAGGCACACCGGCGAAGCGCGTGCAGGAGGCCATCGATCGACTTGAAGCACTCGTCGGTGTCATCCCCGGCCTGCGCTCTTTAAAGGCAGGCATCGACATAGGTATCGAAGGAAACTTCGACTTCGGCCTCGTCGCCGAGCTCGATGACCGCGCCGCCCTGGAAGTGTTCTCGGCCGACCCCACCCACATGGAGGTGGCCATGTTCATCCTCGAGTTCCGCAAAAACACCGACATTGCCATCCTCGACCTCGAGATTTAACAACGCGGGGCCCCCGAACTAGCGGTTCGGGGCCCCGCTTGTGGCGATGGCAGACAAGGCGGGTTTCGGATCCCAGCAGAACTGTGACAGAACTTCGCCCGCAACTGCCGAAAACTCGATCGTCGTCGTCAGCGAGGCCAACGCGACGGTGAGTCCCCACAGCGTCACGGAAGCAGCCGAAGCTGCCGCAGAAGCAGCCGAAGTGCTCGCCTGAAGTGCCGCTGGACGTAATTCGCAGAGCTGCGCAGCGGTCGAGGGGGATCTTTGTGCTCAACCCCGCGCGGGCCCGAGCGCTCGACACGGAACTCCTGGTGCTGGTGCGATGTGATGTTCGTTAACGAAGGCGCGTTCGAGGTCATCTTCGGCCAGCGCGTCCCAGAGAACCCGGCTCTGCTTGGGGGGCCATGGCCGGACGAAAGGCGCCGACCTTCCTCGTCGTAACTCTCGGAGGTCGAAGCGCCCTGATCTAGCTCAGCGGAGAGTCGACCCAGATCCCAGCGCCCTCGGTGAATGTGGTGGACACCACTGGCGCCGGCGACACTTTCGTGGGAGTCCTCGGTAACGCCCTGACCAAGGGCGAGTCCCTCCTCATGCCGCGAACAGGGCGGTCTGCCAGGCGTCCCTCTCGACGCAGTCCCTCGGTGCAACCTCTGGCATGCCCACGGCCGTCGTCGTCCGCGAACTCCAGGGAGAACCCGCCCCTGTCTACGACCAGTGAGAACCAGCGCTCAGGCTGTTACGCCGTTTCCGGGAAGGTACACCTTGCCAGCTAGCATCTGGGCTGGGGCAACTCGTCGATATCGTGGTCCTTGCTGCCCTCTCGGTGGACCTTTCTCTTCCCCCCATGTAGATTCCGTCAAGCCATGGCGACATCCGGATATGGGATAACGACGACCCCGGCACGGAAACGCTCATTCCAACCTTGCTTGCCGGGTGTACGAGGAGACGGTCTCTCTGCTAATCGTGTATCACGAGCAAGGAGGGCTTTCGGTACACCGAAGCGACGGCCCGCTGCGGGGTGAGAGTCTTTTTCGCCGCCTTGTTCGCTCTTGTTCGCCTCTCGGGGATCCGGCACTGCACCACCGTCCCCGGCCCGGCCGCGGCAAGGATCCCGGACATCCTGGGCCGGGACTTCACTGCTTCGGCCCCGAACCAGCGCTACGTCGGGGACATGACCTACCTGCTGATCAAGGGCTCCAAGCCGTGGTACCTAGCCACCGTCATCGACCTGTACGCCTGAACGCCTCCAGCGCGTCCCGCCGTACCGGCCCACGTTCGCGGACCCGTATCGGAAGCACCTGCCCAGCCGCCGGGCGACCGAGCCCAGGGCCGGTTCAACAGCTCCTCCGCGAGACCCCTGAGCTGGGCTACCAGGGCAGCGGGAACCAGCTGACCCCGTACCTGAACCAGGGCCGCACCAGGATGAGCGTCCCGGACCTCTTACCCCGCCTTGCCTCCCCGCCTCCCTCTAAGCAGACCGGACAGGCTCACCGTCGGACAGCAAGAGCGCCTCGACCAGCTCGCCGCCTCCTGCCCGGCGATCACCGCAGGGCTCAGCCTGGTCCAGGCGTTCGCCGCTCTTTTGGAGCCCAACGAGGCCAATCCCACCACCGCATCCTCCTCGCCTGAACGACGTTGGGCTCCACCACCGAAAGCGTGCCAGGGTAGCAAACTTTACTGACCCTCGCGGTTGGCCAATACGTTCTCCGGTCCACTGGGGACGATCGGGAGAATGATTCGCGAGGGACGTTTGCGGTCGTGGTAGAGCCGCTGCTGTGCGACGCGGATGGAAGTGCCCTCAGTCACGGGTTCCCCGGTGTTGAGGTTGCGGTCCCAGCGGGGGAAATTGCTGGAAGTCACCTGCACGCGCAGGCAGTGGCCCGCCTTTATAACGATGGAGGTCGACCACAGGTCGACATCGACCTCGTCGACACGCTCCGATTCGGTATGCACACGTGTTATCCCGTCGGTGATATTGCGCGATATGCCAGCCGCGTCGACCTCGCACAGCCGCACTACCCAGTCGGTGGAGGGACCGTCCGTGGAGGCGAAGATGGTTGCGCGCACGCGTCCGGTGATCTCGAGGTCAGCCTCAAGCGGATCGGTGGTGAAAACCAGAACGTCGTCACGGGCCTCCACGACGCGCTGGTCGAAAGGGCCTGCGGGGAAGTCGGAGGCCATTTGGATGCTTCCACCTCGGGTGATGACGGGGTCAGCCGGGTCGTAGGTGAAGCCCGACCCGGCCTCGTCAAGCTCGGGCACTGACCATGTCAGAGTCTTGTCCTCGTTGAGATACAGCGCCGTGTCTTTGGCCCGTGCGAGCGGCCAGTCCTCTTCGGACCTCCACTGGTTCGTACCCATAACGAAGATCAGGACACCGGGTTCGTGTGCGTGGGTGGCGGGCATGTCCTTTAGCCAGTGGTCGTACCACTCTCGCTCGATATCAGTGACCGTCTGTCCGCCCGGGGTCTGGGCGGAAAGGCCGAAGTTGATTTCACCGACCTGGCCTCCATTCCAAGGCGATGAGAGGCTGCCATGGTGCCAGGGCCCGATTACGAGGCGAGCGGTACGGCCGCGTGCCCGCAGGCCGACGTAGTTGTCGATGTCTCCTTGCAGAAAGAGGTCGTACCAGCCCGCGAACCCCAAGGTGGGAACGTCTATATCGTCGTACTTGCTTGAGACGCGTGTGTCCTCCATGGTTGTGGGATCCGCCAAGGCTCGGGTGACCCCGAGGTCCGGCTGACCTGTCGCCGCCAGCGCCGCAGGGGCACCTGCCGGTAGCTGCCAATACGTGCGGGTGGCGAGAGCGTCAAGGTCGGTGAACGTCGTCCCCAACTGCCTCATCATTGCGTCGGCCTCGAGCCCGGCCTTCGGGATCTGGCCCAAGGCGGTAAACAGTCCCCAGAAAAGGTTGTTTCCGAACTCGATCGCCCCGCCTCGGAACAGTAAGCCGTTGTCCGGGTCGGCGAAAGTTGTGGCAGGGACGATGGTCGCCAGATGTGGGGGACGGGCAATCGCGGCGCTCCACTGGGTGCTGCCGAGATAGCTGGGGCCAAACATGCCCACCCTGCCGTTGCTGCCCGGTAGAGAAGCCGCCCATTCAACGGTGTCGTAGCCATCCTCGCGTTCGTGTTGCAAGGGATGCCACTCGCCGTCGGAAGTGAAGCGACCCCTGGAGTCCTGCGTGACCACCATGTAGCCAGCTCGCACCAACGTCCTGACGTCGAGCTGGCCGGTCTCCATCAAATTCTTGTCGTAAGGGTGGCGGGCAAGAAGAACAGGGAAAGGACCTTCTCCCTCAGGGCGGAAAACGTTTGCTCGCAAAATGGTGCCGTCGCGCATCGTGGCGGGAACGTCAAGTTGAAGGGTGATTTCATGCATGTGCTTGTCCTTCTGAAGTCGACCGCATCCACTACGATCCCGTTTCGGGGTCGTGGGCGGCTAGCTTATGAATGGTCGAAGCGATACCGCGACATCTTCGTTGGCAATGACGGCCCGCTGTAGTACTAGGAGTAGGTTTCCTCAGCGAGAGATGAATCCGCCGTCGATGACGAGCTCGCTACCGGTGATGAACTTTGCCTCGTCCGAGGCAAGGTAGAGCATGCCGTACGCGATGTCGGAGGCCTCCCCGGCGTGGGGCGGCAAAGGAACAGTTCCGGGGTTGGCCAGCGTTTCCCTGGTGAACCCGTAACCACGGGTCAGGCCGGTATCGATCGGACCCGGATGCACCGAGTTTACCCGGATGCTGTCCTTTGCGAACCACTGGGCAGCGTGCTTTGTCAGGGACCGGACCGCACCCTTCGAGGCGGAATATGCCGCGCCCCCGCCGTCCCCGGCGCCACCACCGATAATCCCGGCGATCGACGAGACGTTCACAATGGAACCGTGGCCGGCGGCCTGCATGGTGGGGATTACACTCTTCATCCCGAGCCAGGGTCCGGTGGCGTTGATGGCCATGACCTTGTTCCAGTCCTCCAGCCCGGCGTCGAGAATACCATTTGGCAGGGCAATGCCAGCATTGTTGATCAGGATGTCGATCGTGCCCCACTCCAGCAGGACGTCATCAACCACACGATTCCAATCCTCAACGGAAGAGACGTCGTGAGTGCGGGCGATTGCCTCGCCACCATCAGCCGTAACTTCATCGACCGCCTGCTGCAGTGCCTCCGCGGAGATGTCCGTAGCCAGTACCCGGGCCCCTTCGGCCACGAAGAGCTTGAGGGCGGAGAGCCCCAGTCCGCTGGCTGCACCCGTAATGATGGCGACCTTGCCGGCCAATCGTGACATATTCATATTCCTTCTCTGATAGGGGATTCTTCAGCAAAGCTGCCGTTGTCGCGGCAGGTCAGGCTTCTCCTGAGCGTTTCCGTGACCGGGTGTAGGCGTCGAGGGATACGGCGGCGAGTACGATCACGCCGAGGGCGACCTCTTGTGTTGCTTGCGGGAATGCGAGGATGTCGAAGACGTTGTTGATGGTTCCGAAGATCAGGATGCCGACGAGGGTTCGCCACATGGCGCCTTCTCCGCCGAGCAGTGAAGTTCCGCCGATGATGACGATGGCGATCGAGTTGAGTGTGACTCCGACGGCTACGCCTGGCTGTCCGACGCCGATGACCGATCCTAGGACGATGCCGGCGAGTGCGGCGAGCATGGCTGTCAGCACGTAGGTACTTGCGCGCAGTGAGGTTACGGGGAGTCCGGCCAGCCGTGCGGCTTCGTTGTTGCCGCCGATTGCGTAGATTCCCCGGCCGTAGACGGTTTTGGAAAGTGCGAACCATCCTGCCGCGACGAGGACCGCAAGAAGCCAGACGGAGAGCGGGGCTCCGAGGAAGTCTTCATCGGAAAGGAAGTCGTAGCCGCCCGTTGCCATGGAAACCGGTTTGGAGTTTGTGTACAGCAGGGTCAGGCCGCTGAACAAAGACGCGGTGGCGAGAGTTGCGATAAACGCGTTCACTTTCGCTTTTGTGATGAGGAGGGCGTTGATCAGGCCGAGGAGGAATCCGATCGCCAGCGTGATGAGTATGGCCGGCCCCGCAGGCATCATGTGGGACAGCGTTGCGTAGGACACCCCGCCGATAGCCAGGACGGCGGCCACCGAAAGGTCAAAGCCTCCTGCGATGATGATGAACGTCATCCCTACCGCGATAATGCCGACGGGCGCGTTCTGGGTCAGGATGTTGACCAGGTTTCCCGGGTTGAGGAACCGGGGATTGAGGATGACCGCTGTGATGACGAGGATGATGAGCACCCAGACCATCCCGAGACTTGCTGCTCTCTCTCGCAGGTTGAGGCTTTTGCCTGCTGTCACAGCAGGAATAACGGTTCCTTCCGGGGTGGTGTCCCGGTCGATGGTGGCGCTCATGCGTGCTCCTTCAATCCAAACGCTGCTTGCAGTACGTCTTCCATGGCGATCTGCTGATCGCCGGTCCGCTCAAGGAGCCCCATGCTGTGGCCCTTGGCAATTACGAGCACCCGGTCGGACACCGCCAACACTTCTTCAAGCTCGGACGAGACCATGATCACGGCAACGCCCTCGGCCGCCATCAGGCGTAACGTCTCCAGGAGTTCGCCCTTGGCGCCGACGTCGATGCCGCGTGTTGGCTCGTCGGCGAGGAGCACTCGGGGTCGGTCGTACAACCACCGTGCCATCAGCAACTTCTGCTGATTGCCGCCGGAGAACCTGTCGCTGCGTTCACCTAATCGGGCTACGGGGAAGTTCAGCCTGGAGGCTGCGTCGGCGACCATGGCACGGAGTTTCTTACGGACAATCACGCCCCCGGTTGAGGCGGAGCCAAGGTTGGAGAGGGCGATGTTGTCCGCCGCGCTGCGGAGCAGGACGAGCCCTTCTCCCTTGCGGTCCTCAGGGATTAGACCGATTCCGAGTTTGCGCGCGGCCCGCACAGTCCGCGGCCAGGCAGGCTCTGCGCCCGCCAGGCGGATGGTGCCCCGTGCAGTGGGTTCCGCGCCAGCGATCGCCCTAAGTAACGTCGAACGGCCAGAACCTACCAAACCGGCGATGCCAAGTATTTCCCCGGGCCTCACGTCCAGGTCGATATTTTCAATGGCTCCCGGAACGGTGAGCCCAACCACCTCAAGAATCGGGGCAACGCCGGGCTCGATAGGTCCGGCGTGTATTTCCACCGGCTTGTCCAGGAGCACGCGGCTAAGCGTCTGGTCACCCCGCTGGTCACCGAGCATCGCACGCACGAGTTCAGCCCGGGATTTCTCCCCGCGCCTGCTCGTGGTGATGGCCCGGCCGTTCCTGAAGACCGTTATCCAGTCGGCAAGGCGTTCGATCTCGTCGAAGTTGTGGCTCACGATCACGATGGTGACACCGCGCTTGCGTAACCCTTCGATCGCCTTGTAGAGCGCCTCCCGCTCCTCGACGGCGAGCGAGGCGCTCGGCTCATCAAAGAGGATGACGCGCGGATCGATGACCAGGGACCGCATGATCTCGAGCAGCTGCTGCTCTGCGACCGAGAGGGTGCCTACGGGAACGCCCGCAGGTATGACCCTGACGTCCAGCTCGGTACACAGCTGGACGTAGCGGCGACGCATTTCGCGGCTGGAGAGAACTCCTAACCGGGACAGGACGGACCCAAGAAATACATTCGCTGCTGCATCCAGATGCGGGATGATCGTCAGTTCCTGATAGATGGCTGAGACGCCGCTCCGGCGTGCAGCGCGAAGGTTTCCCGGTTCAAGCGGTTCACCGAAGACTTCGACAACACCTCCGTCAAAGTCGACGCGACCGGCGATCGCACCCAGGGCTGTGGACTTTCCCGCTCCGTTCTCGCCGATCAGTGCATGTACTGTTCCTTCGTGGATCTCAACGTCCACGTCGATCAATGCGCGGGTGGCACCGTAGGTCTTCGATACCGCTTTAAGCGCGACGGCGATAGCCGGGTCCGATTGCGAAGGCTCCATTGCCGGGTCTACTTTCTGTACTGGGCTGGGGCGGCGTTCGAGGGAACGTCGCCCCAGCCCAAGGTTGGGCGACCTGCGGTGTTAGCGCAGCTCGGCGGGCAGTTCTGAGATCGTTTCCTTCGTGACCACAAAAGGATTCTTTGCAGTGCCAATGACCGAGTCATCCACAAAACGGGGGCCGGCATCCCCTCGTTGCGCGGCCGCGATGGAGCTGAGGTTTGCCTTCATCTGGTTATAAGGAAAGAGCATCGTGGAGAGCTGGACGTTGCCGGCTTCTAATTGTTCGATCTGGAACTTGCCGAAACCGACGTCCGCAACATGGATCTTTTCGGAAAGACCGGCGTCTTTTGCGGCCTGGATGACGCCTTGGGTTAGGTCGGGCGCGGACGCAGACAGGATGAGGGTAGTGTCAGGATGGCCCTGCAGGTATGTCTGGGTCTTGTTGTACGCGTCAGTCGTGGTCCAGTCGGTGTAGATCGTGTCAATTGAATAGTCGGTGTTGTCCTGCGCAAGCTTTGCCATTGCGGCTTCTGTAACGCGCGTCTGAGTGTTGACCGCCGGGCCAAGTACGGCCACCACCTTCTGCTTACCCGGGTTAGCCTTTGCTGCGGCCGCCAACCAGCCGTCGACGTAGTCGCGGGTGGTGTTGCTGCCCACGAAGTTCAAGGTGCCCGGGACCCAGACCTCGTCAACTGACTTACCGCTCTGATCTGTGCCGTCGTCGCAGAGGGGCGATCCTGAAATCGACGTGAGGATATTAGCCTTTGCGAAATCCTCGGTGAGGAGCTTGCAGGACATCACGCCGTCGAGGGCCATAACTACCGCGGCGTCGAAGTTTCCGGACGTCATCGCTGTCTGCATTTGGTTGAGCTGCTTGTTCGGGTCATATCCTGCGTCAAATAAGGTCATGTCCATACCAAGTTCATTCGCAGTTTCCTTCGCCGCCCGCTCCTGCTCCAACCCGAACTCATTGGCGACTCCCGGGATAAAAACAGCGACCTTGAGGCCCTGGCCGGTCTTCAGGTTCACTTTCGTGTCGTTGCCGACATCGATTGCGACCGTGCCGGCTGGACCCTGATTGCCCGGGTCGCCGCTGCTGTTTCCCGCGCAACCGGCCAAGGCGAGCAGTACCGCTGTGGATCCCGCGGCCAGCATGGCCCGCGACTTTGGTGTACGCATAATTCTCCTGATTGCTTGTTCCGGCGCCGTAGGCGGCCGGGATATATGTGATGCCGCGGGCTTCTTTGCTTCG
The Arthrobacter sp. PGP41 genome window above contains:
- a CDS encoding PfkB family carbohydrate kinase, coding for MPAPSVNVVDTTGAGDTFVGVLGNALTKGESLLMPRTGRSARRPSRRSPSVQPLACPRPSSSANSRENPPLSTTSENQRSGCYAVSGKVHLAS
- a CDS encoding CocE/NonD family hydrolase, which produces MHEITLQLDVPATMRDGTILRANVFRPEGEGPFPVLLARHPYDKNLMETGQLDVRTLVRAGYMVVTQDSRGRFTSDGEWHPLQHEREDGYDTVEWAASLPGSNGRVGMFGPSYLGSTQWSAAIARPPHLATIVPATTFADPDNGLLFRGGAIEFGNNLFWGLFTALGQIPKAGLEADAMMRQLGTTFTDLDALATRTYWQLPAGAPAALAATGQPDLGVTRALADPTTMEDTRVSSKYDDIDVPTLGFAGWYDLFLQGDIDNYVGLRARGRTARLVIGPWHHGSLSSPWNGGQVGEINFGLSAQTPGGQTVTDIEREWYDHWLKDMPATHAHEPGVLIFVMGTNQWRSEEDWPLARAKDTALYLNEDKTLTWSVPELDEAGSGFTYDPADPVITRGGSIQMASDFPAGPFDQRVVEARDDVLVFTTDPLEADLEITGRVRATIFASTDGPSTDWVVRLCEVDAAGISRNITDGITRVHTESERVDEVDVDLWSTSIVIKAGHCLRVQVTSSNFPRWDRNLNTGEPVTEGTSIRVAQQRLYHDRKRPSRIILPIVPSGPENVLANREGQ
- a CDS encoding sugar ABC transporter substrate-binding protein, encoding MRTPKSRAMLAAGSTAVLLALAGCAGNSSGDPGNQGPAGTVAIDVGNDTKVNLKTGQGLKVAVFIPGVANEFGLEQERAAKETANELGMDMTLFDAGYDPNKQLNQMQTAMTSGNFDAAVVMALDGVMSCKLLTEDFAKANILTSISGSPLCDDGTDQSGKSVDEVWVPGTLNFVGSNTTRDYVDGWLAAAAKANPGKQKVVAVLGPAVNTQTRVTEAAMAKLAQDNTDYSIDTIYTDWTTTDAYNKTQTYLQGHPDTTLILSASAPDLTQGVIQAAKDAGLSEKIHVADVGFGKFQIEQLEAGNVQLSTMLFPYNQMKANLSSIAAAQRGDAGPRFVDDSVIGTAKNPFVVTKETISELPAELR
- a CDS encoding Dabb family protein, with protein sequence MIRHIVLFRVIEGTPAKRVQEAIDRLEALVGVIPGLRSLKAGIDIGIEGNFDFGLVAELDDRAALEVFSADPTHMEVAMFILEFRKNTDIAILDLEI
- a CDS encoding NADPH-dependent F420 reductase, which encodes MKITVIGAGAIGGNIARRLSEARHDVLVADARGPEVVAEEVLAAGALAAEMDAAVTDRDVIVLAVPFSVQRDLADLLASVSRDTIVVDTSNYYPYMMGPVEAVDNGQVESEWSQEQLGRPVVKAWNAALAGTQQTKGLPAGSPGRIAIPVAADSAEARATVMGLVGDTGFDPFDAGVIADSWRQQPGTPAYCTELGLADLAKAIAAAEKDKATITRDRLIEYFGSFEKMPSLDETVAINRAAHN
- a CDS encoding SDR family oxidoreductase, with product MGHRRRRDDPHPRRQHPRHAARSCDAEIKKNGTGSIVKISSAAGLVGGVSGGPAAYSAIKEALRAITKKIALDVAKADVRLNTVRSRLTRTPIIEAMSKETADAVLSKIPIFGADPIDITYRVLFLAEPRVRDRNRRRHHHRRRPRRPVKETP
- a CDS encoding ABC transporter permease, whose amino-acid sequence is MSATIDRDTTPEGTVIPAVTAGKSLNLRERAASLGMVWVLIILVITAVILNPRFLNPGNLVNILTQNAPVGIIAVGMTFIIIAGGFDLSVAAVLAIGGVSYATLSHMMPAGPAILITLAIGFLLGLINALLITKAKVNAFIATLATASLFSGLTLLYTNSKPVSMATGGYDFLSDEDFLGAPLSVWLLAVLVAAGWFALSKTVYGRGIYAIGGNNEAARLAGLPVTSLRASTYVLTAMLAALAGIVLGSVIGVGQPGVAVGVTLNSIAIVIIGGTSLLGGEGAMWRTLVGILIFGTINNVFDILAFPQATQEVALGVIVLAAVSLDAYTRSRKRSGEA
- a CDS encoding SDR family NAD(P)-dependent oxidoreductase; its protein translation is MSRLAGKVAIITGAASGLGLSALKLFVAEGARVLATDISAEALQQAVDEVTADGGEAIARTHDVSSVEDWNRVVDDVLLEWGTIDILINNAGIALPNGILDAGLEDWNKVMAINATGPWLGMKSVIPTMQAAGHGSIVNVSSIAGIIGGGAGDGGGAAYSASKGAVRSLTKHAAQWFAKDSIRVNSVHPGPIDTGLTRGYGFTRETLANPGTVPLPPHAGEASDIAYGMLYLASDEAKFITGSELVIDGGFISR
- a CDS encoding sugar ABC transporter ATP-binding protein, with the translated sequence MEPSQSDPAIAVALKAVSKTYGATRALIDVDVEIHEGTVHALIGENGAGKSTALGAIAGRVDFDGGVVEVFGEPLEPGNLRAARRSGVSAIYQELTIIPHLDAAANVFLGSVLSRLGVLSSREMRRRYVQLCTELDVRVIPAGVPVGTLSVAEQQLLEIMRSLVIDPRVILFDEPSASLAVEEREALYKAIEGLRKRGVTIVIVSHNFDEIERLADWITVFRNGRAITTSRRGEKSRAELVRAMLGDQRGDQTLSRVLLDKPVEIHAGPIEPGVAPILEVVGLTVPGAIENIDLDVRPGEILGIAGLVGSGRSTLLRAIAGAEPTARGTIRLAGAEPAWPRTVRAARKLGIGLIPEDRKGEGLVLLRSAADNIALSNLGSASTGGVIVRKKLRAMVADAASRLNFPVARLGERSDRFSGGNQQKLLMARWLYDRPRVLLADEPTRGIDVGAKGELLETLRLMAAEGVAVIMVSSELEEVLAVSDRVLVIAKGHSMGLLERTGDQQIAMEDVLQAAFGLKEHA